In the Vitis vinifera cultivar Pinot Noir 40024 chromosome 2, ASM3070453v1 genome, one interval contains:
- the LOC100259834 gene encoding amine oxidase [copper-containing] gamma 1: MEGRNLLRFLFFLVTGLFLLLFTWSNFPYLPSNKAELLDCTSFSPWCTSKSKPHLTTNPTNPTRGPRRHHSSDVPHHPLDPLTVQEINRVRTILSSHAPLKASKRYTIHAVDLEEPAKPLVLRWKKGNPMLPRRASVIALVGGESHLLTVDLATSQVTRDDVLPPSGYPTMTVEDMTTATKAPLVDGNFNRTIIERGIDLADLACLPLSTGWFGKSEEKRRLIKVQCYSLKDTVNFYMRPIEGLTVLVDLDSKQVVEISDRGQNIPIPNAANTDYRYSAQSKPTNLLNPISIEQPKGPSFTVENDHLIKWANWEFHLKAESRAGVIISRVMFRDPDTGLLRNVMYKGLTSEFFVPYMDPTDAWYFKTYMDAGEYGFGLQAMPLDPLNDCPRNAYYMDGVFAAADGTPFVQSNMICIFESYAGDIGWRHAESPITGMGIREVRPKVTLVVRMAASVANYDYIVDWVFQTDGLIRIKVGLSGILMVKGTPYVNMNQVPGQEYLYGTLLSENVIGVIHDHYLTFYLDMDVDGSDNSFVKVNLEKQMTANGESPRRSFLKATRKVAKTEKDAQIKFKLYEPAEFHVINPSKKTRVGNPVGYKVVAGGTAASLLDHEDPPQKRGAFTNNQIWVTPYNRSEQWAGGLLVSQSQGDDNLAVWSDRNRPIENKDIVVWYTLGFHHIPCQEDFPVMPTVSSSFDLKPVNFFESNPILRMPPNVENDLPICKPDASA; this comes from the exons ATGGAAGGCAGAAATCTGCTGCGCTTCCTCTTCTTTCTTGTTACGGGgctctttcttctccttttcaCCTGGTCAAACTTCCCTTATCTTCCCTCCAACAAGGCTGAGCTTCTCGACTGCACCAGTTTCTCACCATGGTGCACCTCCAAATCCAAACCCCACCTCACAACAAACCCAACCAACCCCACACGAGGCCCCCGCCGCCACCACTCTTCCGATGTCCCCCACCATCCTCTCGACCCCCTCACGGTCCAAGAAATCAACCGCGTCCGTACAATCCTCTCTTCCCACGCGCCGCTCAAAGCATCGAAGAGGTATACGATTCACGCCGTTGACCTGGAGGAGCCGGCGAAGCCACTCGTCCTCCGGTGGAAGAAAGGCAACCCCATGCTGCCACGGAGGGCTTCCGTAATAGCACTTGTGGGGGGGGAGTCGCACTTGTTGACAGTGGACTTGGCCACGAGTCAGGTCACTCGAGACGACGTCCTTCCTCCCTCCGGCTATCCGACGATGACCGTTGAGGACATGACGACGGCCACGAAGGCTCCGCTTGTGGATGGGAATTTCAACCGTACGATCATCGAGCGCGGGATTGATCTGGCGGATCTCGCTTGTTTGCCACTTTCGACGGGGTGGTTTGGGAAAAGTGAGGAGAAGAGGCGGCTGATTAAGGTTCAGTGCTACTCCTTGAAGGACACTGTCAACTTCTACATGAGGCCAATCGAAGGTCTGACGGTGCTTGTGGATTTGGACAGCAAGCAAGTGGTCGAGATTTCAGATCGAGGACAGAACATCCCCATACCCAACGCCGCCAACACAGACTATCGCTACTCCGCCCAGAGCAAACCCACGAACCTACTCAACCCGATATCCATAGAGCAGCCCAAGGGCCCGAGTTTCACAGTAGAAAACGACCACTTGATCAAATGGGCAAATTGGGAATTCCACCTCAAAGCCGAATCAAGAGCCGGAGTGATAATTTCCCGGGTCATGTTTCGGGACCCGGACACCGGATTGCTGAGGAATGTGATGTACAAAGGCTTAACATCCGAGTTTTTTGTCCCATACATGGACCCAACTGATGCATGGTACTTCAAGACTTACATGGATGCTGGCGAATACGGGTTTGGACTCCAGGCAATGCCCCTTGACCCGCTTAACGATTGTCCGCGAAACGCATACTACATGGATGGTGTGTTCGCTGCAGCTGATGGCACGCCATTCGTACAATCAAATATGATCTGCATCTTTGAGAGCTATGCAGGTGATATCGGATGGCGGCACGCAGAGAGTCCAATTACAGGCATGGGG ATCCGAGAGGTGAGACCGAAGGTGACGCTTGTGGTTAGAATGGCAGCATCAGTGGCCAATTATGATTATATTGTGGATTGGGTGTTTCAGACTGATGGCCTCATCCGAATCAAG GTTGGACTTAGTGGCATCCTGATGGTGAAAGGCACCCCTTATGTGAACATGAACCAAGTGCCAGGGCAGGAATATCTCTATGGCACCCTCTTATCAGAAAATGTCATCGGGGTTATCCATGACCACTACCTCACTTTCTATCTGGACATGGACGTGGATGGCTCGGATAATTCATTTGTTAAAGTGAATCTTGAGAAGCAGATGACTGCTAATGGGGAATCGCCAAGGAGGAGCTTCTTAAAGGCTACCAGGAAGGTGGCGAAGACGGAGAAGGACGcacaaatcaaattcaaactctATGAGCCAGCTGAGTTTCATGTCATCAATCCGTCCAAAAAGACACGGGTTGGGAACCCCGTTGGGTACAAGGTGGTTGCCGGTGGAACAGCTGCTAGCTTGCTCGATCATGAAGATCCTCCCCAGAAGCGTGGCGCTTTTACTAACAATCAAATATGGGTCACCCCGTATAATCGGAGTGAGCAATGGGCAGGTGGCTTGTTGGTTAGCCAGAGCCAGGGTGATGACAATCTTGCAGTATGGTCTGATCG GAATAGGCCAATTGAGAACAAGGACATTGTGGTTTGGTATACTTTGGGCTTCCATCACATACCATGTCAAGAGGACTTCCCTGTCATGCCAACAGTTTCCTCAAGCTTCGACCTAAAGCCTGTCAATTTCTTCGAGAGCAATCCCATTCTTCGGATGCCACCTAATGTCGAAAATGATCTTCCAATTTGCAAGCCAGATGCTTCAGCTTAA
- the LOC100265017 gene encoding uncharacterized protein LOC100265017, whose translation MHSPCIRETSEACFQGCCLASLPGFPDPHGTDPKNLSSAAVSRYNFALTTVSSLFPNTQFTNHESLPPLDESFSSFNKAYPQYSNTNQADQIRAQEYYHLSMSNHVCLDYIGHGLFSYSQLQSHHMTAPVPSSSSSSAPSLNFSSLELPFFEISYKSVNLNSQILYGGEESELESKIRKRIMDFMNISEADYSMVFTANQSSAFKLLADFYPFQSNQNLLTVYDYENEAVGAMIRASKKRSARVLSAEFSWPNLRIHSAKLKKIILNKRKKRRGLFVFPLQSRMTGARYSYLWMSMAQENGWHVLLDACALGPKDMETLGLSLFRPDFLICSFFKVFGKNPSGFGCLFVKKSSASILKDSTTAVSVGIVSLLPATRRSQFPDESATTDIETEQTSKLKLHKGELPAASSLSGPLPVQKISNETFESYEISDVNFKQKGSSSSEIVELEMPLDIPQSLNKDSSVNGYSQIECRGLDHADSLGLILISLRARFLINWLVNALMSLRHPHSENGLPLVRIYGPNVAFDRGPAVAFNVFDWKGEKVEPTLVQKLADRSNISLSHGFLQHIWFSDKYEEEKEKILELRTIGVEGTLGNKKRDKSSSGISVVSAALGLLTNFEDVYNLWAFVSRFLDADFVEKERWRYVALNQKTVEV comes from the coding sequence ATGCATTCTCCTTGCATTAGGGAGACCTCAGAAGCCTGCTTTCAAGGTTGCTGTCTGGCTTCTTTGCCTGGTTTTCCTGATCCCCATGGCACGGATCCAAAGAATCTCAGCAGTGCTGCTGTATCCAGGTACAATTTTGCTCTCACCACAGTTTCATCTCTCTTCCCAAACACCCAATTCACCAACCATGAATCCCTCCCTCCGTTGGATGAATCGTTTTCTAGCTTCAATAAAGCGTACCCACAATACTCCAACACTAATCAAGCCGATCAGATAAGAGCCCAAGAATACTACCATCTGTCCATGTCCAACCATGTATGTCTTGATTACATTGGCCATGGCCTCTTCTCCTATTCCCAGCTACAAAGTCATCACATGACAGCCCCAGTTccctcttcatcatcatcttctgcTCCATCACTGAATTTCAGTTCTCTAGAACTGCCCTTCTTTGAAATCTCCTACAAGTCAGTAAATTTGAATTCTCAGATACTCTATGGTGGAGAAGAGTCAGAATTGGAATCTAAAATCCGGAAAAGAATTATGGATTTTATGAATATCTCTGAAGCAGACTACTCCATggttttcactgccaaccagtCATCAGCTTTTAAACTTCTAGCAGACTTCTATCCATTCCAGTCTAACCAAAATCTTCTTACGGTCTATGATTATGAGAATGAGGCAGTGGGAGCAATGATCCGTGCATCCAAGAAGAGAAGCGCCCGAGTCCTGTCGGCAGAGTTCTCATGGCCTAATTTGAGGATTCATTCAGCAAAACTGAAGAAGATTATACTAAACAAGAGGAAAAAGAGGAGAGGGTTGTTTGTATTCCCACTTCAGTCAAGGATGACTGGAGCTCGATATTCTTACTTGTGGATGAGCATGGCACAGGAGAATGGGTGGCATGTCTTACTTGATGCATGCGCATTGGGACCTAAGGACATGGAGACCTTGGGCCTCTCTCTCTTTAGGCCAGACTTTCTCATCTGCTCTTTTTTCAAGGTTTTTGGGAAGAACCCATCTGGGTTTGGATGCCTATTTGTCAAGAAATCCAGTGCTTCAATCTTAAAGGATTCAACTACTGCTGTAAGTGTAGGGATTGTGAGTCTTCTTCCAGCTACAAGACGATCTCAGTTCCCTGATGAATCAGCCACTACTGATATAGAGACTGAACAAACATCAAAGCTTAAATTGCATAAGGGTGAGTTGCCAGCAGCAAGTTCCTTGTCTGGGCCTTTACCTGTTCAGAAAATAAGCAATGAAACTTTTGAATCATATGAAATTTCTGATGTTAACTTCAAACAGAAGGGTTCATCATCCTCCGAAATTGTGGAATTGGAGATGCCACTTGACATTCCCCAATCCCTAAACAAAGACAGCAGCGTCAATGGGTACTCACAGATTGAATGTAGAGGCTTGGATCATGCGGATTCATTGGGCCTGATACTGATCAGTTTGAGAGCAAGATTCCTGATCAACTGGCTGGTAAATGCATTAATGAGCCTTCGACACCCACATTCAGAAAATGGACTTCCCCTAGTCAGAATCTATGGCCCAAATGTAGCATTTGACCGAGGACCAGCTGTGGCATTCAATGTGTTTGATTGGAAAGGAGAAAAGGTTGAGCCCACTCTAGTGCAAAAGCTTGCAGATCGAAGCAACATTTCCTTAAGTCATGGATTTTTGCAGCATATATGGTTCTCAGATAAGTAcgaagaagagaaagagaagattCTAGAGCTAAGGACCATTGGAGTGGAAGGAACACTAGGAAATAAAAAGCGAGATAAATCTAGTTCAGGAATATCTGTGGTCTCAGCAGCATTAGGACTCCTAACCAACTTTGAGGATGTGTACAACCTCTGGGCATTTGTATCCCGGTTTCTAGATGCTGACTTTGTGGAGAAAGAGCGATGGAGATATGTGGCTCTAAATCAGAAGACAGTCGAAgtttaa